CTTTATATACGGGCAAAAACCGACACATGCGCCACAACCGCTGCAAAGGCCGGGATCAAGCACACCTTCCTTTAACCTAGCCGCTGCCCCATACTCAAGCTCACAGTTTTCCATAATACCCCTCTTCCATATTTTGATATGTTTTATTTTATTTCTTTTTAAGAGATGGTAATTCCTTTCAGATTGGTATTTTTTTTATTTTTTTTGATCTAATTTGCATTTTTGCATGTTAATAAGTAATATTTAAGCAAGGTGTGGGATATATTACCATCATTGTTCAGGATCATTAATAACTGTTTATAGGTAAATATGAAAAAAATTGAGGGGGGATAATAATGGGGCCAACCTCATGGAATGCAGTAAAACTGTTTCTAGCTGCGGGAACACCAATTCAAAAGCTTGTTTCCGGCAAAGGCGATACCCATCTTTTTTGCATCAACCAAGCTTTGCTTATACTAAAAAACGACGGGGCTATACAATACGCCCGTAATATAAGCAATTACATAGAATTCTTAAAGCAGGGAGTACTGTGGGCAGACAAAGGATGGAAGAACTTTTCGCATTACTTTGATCCAGTTGTCAACCAAGGACTGGGACCCTGGCCTGATGCAAGACTGGAATTTGATAATTGTTTTAACAAAGCCATAACCAATTGGGAACGCGGTGATAAGGGGAGGTACTACTTTTATTTAGGAGCAGCTTCACATCTGATCCAGGACCTGTGTGTTCCGCACCATGCTAAAGGTGCAGCTTTTTCAGGCCATAAGGAATACGAAAACTGGGTATTGAAAAATTATAATAATTTTGTTGTAGAGGCAGGAGGTATATACAACAAAATTTTCACCCCGAGCGACTGGCTATTGTTTAACGCCAGATTATCAAGATGCTATTTCCCATATGTTTCTAATATAGGTACTGATAGCTCATATAAGCTTGCTACCAGTGTACTGTTACCACTGGCCCAACGTTCGACAGCAGGATTTCTAAAGTTT
This region of Pelotomaculum schinkii genomic DNA includes:
- a CDS encoding zinc dependent phospholipase C family protein — protein: MGPTSWNAVKLFLAAGTPIQKLVSGKGDTHLFCINQALLILKNDGAIQYARNISNYIEFLKQGVLWADKGWKNFSHYFDPVVNQGLGPWPDARLEFDNCFNKAITNWERGDKGRYYFYLGAASHLIQDLCVPHHAKGAAFSGHKEYENWVLKNYNNFVVEAGGIYNKIFTPSDWLLFNARLSRCYFPYVSNIGTDSSYKLATSVLLPLAQRSTAGFLKFAIDFTRKHANK